The Spirosoma sp. SC4-14 DNA window CCAATGGTGTCGATCCAGGTTATTGGTTCGCTATAAAACGTAATGGCAATCTTATGTGCGTCTTTATTGGCTACGTGCGACTGGATGATCTCAAAGTTAAATTGCGAAAACGGCACGTGGAGCTGTCCTGCCTGGTTAGCAATATCTGGCATGATCGTGTTGAGCTGTCGAATGTATCCAATAGCAGCCCGACTGGTCATGCTGTGGAGCTTTTCGGCGTTAGGAATGTGCTCGATCAGTTCCTGAAAGGTACTGTACTGGCCGTCTGGGTTGAACGACTGAGCCTGCATGAAAAACTCCATATACGTATCTTCGAACACATACTTTTCCCATAATTTCTGCGACGATGCATCAATCACCTTTCGGTAACTCAGCCGAATAATACCTTTCCCCATGATTTGATTAGAAAAAAAGGCTTCAGAAAAATCTCCCGAAGCCTTTCCGACCAGATTACTTATGCACTTACTACAATTGTATGCGTGAGGGTATACCCACCAGAAAGGCTACCCGATACGGTAGCTAACTCAGTCGTAAATCCGTCCGAAAATACGTTGTCGCTTTCGTTCTTCGTGTCTTGAGCTCCTTTGGTATAACCATACGACTGCCCGGTTGTATAAACCGTATTTGTAATATCGTAAGGGAAAGCAATCTGGGTAACCAACAACGATTTACCCGAAGAGTTGTAGATATGCACGTGAATATGCGGAGCCCGTCCTGAGTACCAGCCAGGGAAAACAGAAGTGAACGATACCAGACCGTTTGAGTCGGTTGTCTGACGGCCACGCAAAAAATCGACACTAGTAAAATTTACACTTTGCATACCCGTTCCGCCGTATTCGGAGTAATAGCCATCTTTATCGCAATGCCAGATGTCGACCAGGGCACCCGATAGGGCTGCACAACTACTGTTCGCATTTTTGATGGTGATATTAACGGTAAACGCAACGCCAGTCCGATCGTCGCGAATATCGTTGCGAACGAAGTTGGCTGGCGATTTGGTTGGGAAAGGACCTTCTGTTTCGGTTGGTGTAACTGAACAGTTGCCGGACGAACTCCCGTTGGTCGAGCCCGTTGAGGTGCTCGTGCCATCGGTCGATGTGGTGGTGGTTGGATCGACTTCGGTGCTTTTGCATCCGTTTACAGTTGGCATAATAGCAGCTATGCCTAGTAGGCTACCAAAACCTCGTTTCAAAAATTCTTTGCGCTCCATTGTATTGCTGAAATGATTCTTTGAGAAAATAAATTAGCAGGGAACCAGACCACCCGGAATGTGCTATCGATTAAATTCTGCTTAATTACCTTAACGCAGTGACAAACACCCTTCGTTGCAAAGGCTATCAGACTTGTCGGTAAATAGGGTAAATGTGTCGGTAAATGGCAGAAGTACGTAACGACCTGTGGTAATCATTTGCCTTCGGCCTCACTGGTATGCATATGGCGTAACCAGACCTAAAAGGTTAAAAAAACTTTTTAGGTCTCACCTGAGGGAATTAGCTAAGTACTAATGACCAATCAACTAATGGCTATCACCCGCCATATTGCTGGAAAAAGTTGGTTTCGTAACTACCTCCGATTGGAATTTCGTGACCTGGCAGCAATATCGTTTTGTTTCGTACGGCTTCAATACGGTTCATAGGAACAATAAAAGACCGATGCACCCGAATAAAACGCTCGGAACTATGGCCAGTTTCGGGAAGTTGCTGAAGTATTGCCTTCATCGTCATACGGCAAACTACCGGTTTGTCCTGCTCACGATGAATTTTAATATAATCGTCCAGTCCTTCGATATATAGAATGTCGGAGAGTGGAATCTGATAAAGCCGATAGTCGGCCCGAACATACAAACAGGCAGGTTTTTCCTGCTCGTTCTGGAATTGCCTGAACTGATAGGCATCACGGGCTTTGCTGGCTGCCTGTTCAAACCGCTCAAACGTAAAGGGTTTTAGCAGATAATCGACGGCATTGAGCGAGAACCCTTCAACTGCATATTGGGCATAAGCGGTGGTGAAAATAACCAGGGTTGGTTGCGGCAGAATTTTGTGAAAATCGAGCCCTGATATGGCAGGCATGTTAATATCCAGAAACAGCAAATCGACCGGAAAACTGGCCAAATAATCGAGGGCTTCGTGGGCTCGGAAAAACGTTTTTTGTAGATCAATAAAGTCAATTCGATTGCAGAAGTTACTGAGTACCCGAAGGGCGGGCGGTTCATCATCGACAGCAATGGCTCGAATCATGCAAGTGTCAGATAAAGATCTACCGTAAAATCATTAGGTTCATCTCGAATCAGCAATTGGTGTTTATCTGGATAAACCAGGCTAAGTCTGGCTTGGGTGTTGCTAAGACCAATACCACTCGTGCTGATCGTATCCTGCGAAATATGCACCTTTTTATTATAAACGTGGCAATAGAGCGTCGTTTTTTCTACTGATAACGCTATTTGTATGTAGGCGTCTTCGCTCGGATTCACACCGTACTTGAACGCATTTTCGACGAATGAAATCAAAATCAATGGCGCTATTTGTAAGCCATTAGCGAAGCCTTCAACCGAAAAATCGACCCGAACCGTATTATCCAGCCGTAACTTTTGTAGGGCAACATAATGGCTGATGTGTTCCA harbors:
- a CDS encoding LytTR family DNA-binding domain-containing protein, whose amino-acid sequence is MIRAIAVDDEPPALRVLSNFCNRIDFIDLQKTFFRAHEALDYLASFPVDLLFLDINMPAISGLDFHKILPQPTLVIFTTAYAQYAVEGFSLNAVDYLLKPFTFERFEQAASKARDAYQFRQFQNEQEKPACLYVRADYRLYQIPLSDILYIEGLDDYIKIHREQDKPVVCRMTMKAILQQLPETGHSSERFIRVHRSFIVPMNRIEAVRNKTILLPGHEIPIGGSYETNFFQQYGG
- a CDS encoding intradiol ring-cleavage dioxygenase — translated: MERKEFLKRGFGSLLGIAAIMPTVNGCKSTEVDPTTTTSTDGTSTSTGSTNGSSSGNCSVTPTETEGPFPTKSPANFVRNDIRDDRTGVAFTVNITIKNANSSCAALSGALVDIWHCDKDGYYSEYGGTGMQSVNFTSVDFLRGRQTTDSNGLVSFTSVFPGWYSGRAPHIHVHIYNSSGKSLLVTQIAFPYDITNTVYTTGQSYGYTKGAQDTKNESDNVFSDGFTTELATVSGSLSGGYTLTHTIVVSA